From a single Oreochromis niloticus isolate F11D_XX linkage group LG3, O_niloticus_UMD_NMBU, whole genome shotgun sequence genomic region:
- the LOC109195271 gene encoding leucine-rich repeat LGI family member 2-like, with the protein MRFIESNKLETISKYAFRGLRDLTHLSLANNNIKALPRDLLIDLDSLIELDLRGNAFECDCRAKWLMTWLKNTNATVSDVVCAGPEDMKGKRLNDMTSLQNECVSTDFILHQSVASESLSVDTFTYKNDVYVAISAPSTESCMIFQWDHIEMNFRTYDNITGQSIVGCKSVIIKYEVFVIVAQLFGGSHIYKFDDDQSRFNKFQDIEVSKISKPNDIEAFQIGSDWFFVIADSSKAGLSTLYKWNDNGFYSYQSLHEWYRDTDVEFLDLDGKAHLILASRSQVPVIYQWSRSNQKFILQGEIPNMEDVVVVKHFRIKEELYLAMTRYIGDSKVLRWGTKQFAEIQALPSRGSMILQPFSFKERYYLALGSDYTFSQIYLWDEDNKIFDRFKEVYIQAPRSFTVVSTDRRDFIFSSSFKGNTQIFEHIIIDLSL; encoded by the exons ATGAG ATTCATTGAGAGTAACAAACTAGAGACTATATCCAAATATGCCTTCAGAGGACTCAGGGACCTGACTCACTT GTCTTTGgcaaacaataacattaaagCCTTGCCCAGGGACCTCCTCATTGACCTTGACTCCCTTATAGAGCT GGACCTGCGAGGCAATGCCTTTGAATGTGACTGCAGAGCCAAGTGGCTTATGACGTGGTTAAAGAACACCAATGCCACAGTGTCGGATGTTGTGTGTGCTGGACCAGAGGACATGAAGGGCAAGCGCCTCAATGATATGACCAGCCTGCAGAATGAGTGTGTCTCCACAG ATTTCATCCTTCATCAGTCTGTTGCCTCAGAATCGTTGTCTGTTGACACATTCACCTATAAGAATGATGTCTACGTGGCCATTTCTGCtcccagcacagagagctgtatGATTTTCCAGTGGGACCACATAGAAATGAACTTCAGGACTTATGATAACATCACAG GTCAGTCCATTGTGGGGTGCAAATCTGTCATCATCAAATATGAGGTGTTTGTCATTGTGGctcagctgtttggtggttcccACATTTACAAGTTTGATGACGACCAAAGCAGGTTCAATAAGTTCCAGGATATCGAAGTGTCCAAGATCTCTAAGCCCAATGATATTGAGGCCTTCCAGATTGGCTCTGATTGGTTCTTTGTGATTGCTGACAGCTCAAAAGCTGGCCTCTCCACCCTCTACAAGTGGAATGATAATGGCTTTTATTCGTACCAGTCACTGCACGAGTGGTACCGCGACACGGATGTAGAGTTTCTCGACTTGGATGGGAAAGCTCACCTTATTCTAGCGAGCCGCTCACAGGTTCCAGTGATCTACCAGTGGAGCCGGAGCAACCAGAAGTTCATCCTGCAGGGTGAGATCCCCAACATGGAGGATGTAGTGGTTGTGAAACACTTCCGGATCAAGGAGGAGCTCTACCTGGCTATGACGCGGTATATCGGTGATTCCAAAGTTCTGCGTTGGGGCACCAAACAGTTTGCTGAGATCCAAGCTTTGCCCTCTCGAGGCTCCATGATTCTCCAGCCGTTCTCTTTCAAGGAACGTTACTATCTGGCTCTGGGAAGCGACTACACCTTCTCACAGATCTACCTGTGGGATGAGGACAACAAAATCTTTGACCGCTTTAAGGAGGTGTACATCCAAGCCCCACGCTCTTTCACCGTGGTATCTACCGACCGCAGggactttattttttcctcgaGCTTCAAGGGAAACACGCAGATCTTTGAGCACATCATCATCGACCTGAGCTTGTGA